One window of the Sparus aurata chromosome 17, fSpaAur1.1, whole genome shotgun sequence genome contains the following:
- the ca14 gene encoding carbonic anhydrase 14 isoform X2, whose translation MDSLGLFILLMLLCFQWTIAPAAGLVGQTEWSQYFPNCGGTSQSPVDVVTTQTKYDPSLVPLTPLGYSQHGNKPLNMYNNGHTVVIELPEWMGLAGLPWLFTAVQMHLHWGSGGPSHGGSEHTINGLSADAELHVVHYNSELYPNMSAAMTQSDGLAVLGILIVTGEETNPAFNSILNYLSRVRHADQKALIPAFDVESLLPNDLGRYYRYNGSLTTPPCYQSVIWSVFHERVQISKAQLLRLETILYSSKTEDTDRMLLQDNYRATQPLNHRVVFASFSAESGKELSSGEVTAIVIGVMCGCVGLAVIIRFIVKTIRFFTLLHRETVAVNSSTSSWDVLPSNRPAPMPRMEEPEKAKEKKQDVALNTTADGEKKEEPSPSPQTEP comes from the exons GCTTGGTGGGCCAGACTGAGTGGTCACAGTATTTCCCTAACTGCGGTGGTACTTCTCAGTCCCCGGTTGATGTGGTCACCACGCAGACTAAATATGACCCCAGTCTGGTCCCTCTGACCCCGCTGGGCTACAGTCAGCACGGCAACAAGCCCCTCAATATGTACAATAACGGACACACAG TGGTGATCGAGTTGCCAGAATGGATGGGACTAGCGGGGCTGCCCTGGCTCTTCACAGCTGTGCAAATGCACCTCCACTGGGGAAGCGGCGGGCCGAGTCATGGGGGCAGCGAGCACACCATCAACGGACTGAGCGCAGATGCAGAG CTGCATGTGGTGCACTACAACTCCGAGCTCTACCCCAAcatgtctgcagccatgacTCAGAGTGACGGCTTGGCTGTTCTAGGGATTCTCATTGtg acaggtgaggagaccaATCCGGCATTCAACAGCATCCTTAACTACCTGAGCCGCGTCAGACATGCTG ATCAGAAGGCGTTGATCCCAGCCTTTGACGTCGAGTCTCTGCTCCCTAACGATCTGGGACGCTACTATCGCTACAACGGCTCCCTAACAACGCCGCCCTGCTACCAGAGTGTAATCTGGTCGGTGTTTCATGAGAGGGTTCAAATCTCAAAGGCACAG ctgctgaggttGGAGACGATACTCTACTCAAGTAAAACTGAAGACACAGACAGGATGCTGCTGCAGGACAACTACCGGGCCACGCAGCCGCTCAACCACAGGGTCGTCTTCGCCTCCTTCAGCGCAG AATCAGGGAAAGAGCTCTCTTCTG gtgaAGTCACAGCCATAGTAATAGGAGTGATGTGTGGCTGTGTAGGTCTGGCAGTGATCATTCGCTTCATCGTGAAGACAATACG ATTTTTTACACTCCTCCACCGTGAAACAGTCGCGGTAAACAG CTCTACCTCTAGCTGGGACGTCCTGCCCAGTAACCGGCCTGCCCCCATGCCAAG GATGGAGGAGCCGGAgaaagcaaaagagaaaaaacaggatGTGGCTCTGAACACGACTGCTGacggagaaaagaaagaagaaccGTCACCGTCTCCTCAGACTGAGCCCTAG
- the ca14 gene encoding carbonic anhydrase 14 isoform X1 produces MDSLGLFILLMLLCFQWTIAPAADEVTWTYIGLVGQTEWSQYFPNCGGTSQSPVDVVTTQTKYDPSLVPLTPLGYSQHGNKPLNMYNNGHTVVIELPEWMGLAGLPWLFTAVQMHLHWGSGGPSHGGSEHTINGLSADAELHVVHYNSELYPNMSAAMTQSDGLAVLGILIVTGEETNPAFNSILNYLSRVRHADQKALIPAFDVESLLPNDLGRYYRYNGSLTTPPCYQSVIWSVFHERVQISKAQLLRLETILYSSKTEDTDRMLLQDNYRATQPLNHRVVFASFSAESGKELSSGEVTAIVIGVMCGCVGLAVIIRFIVKTIRFFTLLHRETVAVNSSTSSWDVLPSNRPAPMPRMEEPEKAKEKKQDVALNTTADGEKKEEPSPSPQTEP; encoded by the exons GCTTGGTGGGCCAGACTGAGTGGTCACAGTATTTCCCTAACTGCGGTGGTACTTCTCAGTCCCCGGTTGATGTGGTCACCACGCAGACTAAATATGACCCCAGTCTGGTCCCTCTGACCCCGCTGGGCTACAGTCAGCACGGCAACAAGCCCCTCAATATGTACAATAACGGACACACAG TGGTGATCGAGTTGCCAGAATGGATGGGACTAGCGGGGCTGCCCTGGCTCTTCACAGCTGTGCAAATGCACCTCCACTGGGGAAGCGGCGGGCCGAGTCATGGGGGCAGCGAGCACACCATCAACGGACTGAGCGCAGATGCAGAG CTGCATGTGGTGCACTACAACTCCGAGCTCTACCCCAAcatgtctgcagccatgacTCAGAGTGACGGCTTGGCTGTTCTAGGGATTCTCATTGtg acaggtgaggagaccaATCCGGCATTCAACAGCATCCTTAACTACCTGAGCCGCGTCAGACATGCTG ATCAGAAGGCGTTGATCCCAGCCTTTGACGTCGAGTCTCTGCTCCCTAACGATCTGGGACGCTACTATCGCTACAACGGCTCCCTAACAACGCCGCCCTGCTACCAGAGTGTAATCTGGTCGGTGTTTCATGAGAGGGTTCAAATCTCAAAGGCACAG ctgctgaggttGGAGACGATACTCTACTCAAGTAAAACTGAAGACACAGACAGGATGCTGCTGCAGGACAACTACCGGGCCACGCAGCCGCTCAACCACAGGGTCGTCTTCGCCTCCTTCAGCGCAG AATCAGGGAAAGAGCTCTCTTCTG gtgaAGTCACAGCCATAGTAATAGGAGTGATGTGTGGCTGTGTAGGTCTGGCAGTGATCATTCGCTTCATCGTGAAGACAATACG ATTTTTTACACTCCTCCACCGTGAAACAGTCGCGGTAAACAG CTCTACCTCTAGCTGGGACGTCCTGCCCAGTAACCGGCCTGCCCCCATGCCAAG GATGGAGGAGCCGGAgaaagcaaaagagaaaaaacaggatGTGGCTCTGAACACGACTGCTGacggagaaaagaaagaagaaccGTCACCGTCTCCTCAGACTGAGCCCTAG
- the ca14 gene encoding carbonic anhydrase 14 isoform X3, translated as MDSLGLFILLMLLCFQWTIAPAADEVTWTYIGLVGQTEWSQYFPNCGGTSQSPVDVVTTQTKYDPSLVPLTPLGYSQHGNKPLNMYNNGHTVVIELPEWMGLAGLPWLFTAVQMHLHWGSGGPSHGGSEHTINGLSADAELHVVHYNSELYPNMSAAMTQSDGLAVLGILIVTGEETNPAFNSILNYLSRVRHADQKALIPAFDVESLLPNDLGRYYRYNGSLTTPPCYQSVIWSVFHERVQISKAQLLRLETILYSSKTEDTDRMLLQDNYRATQPLNHRVVFASFSAESGKELSSGEVTAIVIGVMCGCVGLAVIIRFIVKTIRSTSSWDVLPSNRPAPMPRMEEPEKAKEKKQDVALNTTADGEKKEEPSPSPQTEP; from the exons GCTTGGTGGGCCAGACTGAGTGGTCACAGTATTTCCCTAACTGCGGTGGTACTTCTCAGTCCCCGGTTGATGTGGTCACCACGCAGACTAAATATGACCCCAGTCTGGTCCCTCTGACCCCGCTGGGCTACAGTCAGCACGGCAACAAGCCCCTCAATATGTACAATAACGGACACACAG TGGTGATCGAGTTGCCAGAATGGATGGGACTAGCGGGGCTGCCCTGGCTCTTCACAGCTGTGCAAATGCACCTCCACTGGGGAAGCGGCGGGCCGAGTCATGGGGGCAGCGAGCACACCATCAACGGACTGAGCGCAGATGCAGAG CTGCATGTGGTGCACTACAACTCCGAGCTCTACCCCAAcatgtctgcagccatgacTCAGAGTGACGGCTTGGCTGTTCTAGGGATTCTCATTGtg acaggtgaggagaccaATCCGGCATTCAACAGCATCCTTAACTACCTGAGCCGCGTCAGACATGCTG ATCAGAAGGCGTTGATCCCAGCCTTTGACGTCGAGTCTCTGCTCCCTAACGATCTGGGACGCTACTATCGCTACAACGGCTCCCTAACAACGCCGCCCTGCTACCAGAGTGTAATCTGGTCGGTGTTTCATGAGAGGGTTCAAATCTCAAAGGCACAG ctgctgaggttGGAGACGATACTCTACTCAAGTAAAACTGAAGACACAGACAGGATGCTGCTGCAGGACAACTACCGGGCCACGCAGCCGCTCAACCACAGGGTCGTCTTCGCCTCCTTCAGCGCAG AATCAGGGAAAGAGCTCTCTTCTG gtgaAGTCACAGCCATAGTAATAGGAGTGATGTGTGGCTGTGTAGGTCTGGCAGTGATCATTCGCTTCATCGTGAAGACAATACG CTCTACCTCTAGCTGGGACGTCCTGCCCAGTAACCGGCCTGCCCCCATGCCAAG GATGGAGGAGCCGGAgaaagcaaaagagaaaaaacaggatGTGGCTCTGAACACGACTGCTGacggagaaaagaaagaagaaccGTCACCGTCTCCTCAGACTGAGCCCTAG
- the ca14 gene encoding carbonic anhydrase 14 isoform X4: MDSLGLFILLMLLCFQWTIAPAADEVTWTYIGLVGQTEWSQYFPNCGGTSQSPVDVVTTQTKYDPSLVPLTPLGYSQHGNKPLNMYNNGHTVVIELPEWMGLAGLPWLFTAVQMHLHWGSGGPSHGGSEHTINGLSADAELHVVHYNSELYPNMSAAMTQSDGLAVLGILIVTGEETNPAFNSILNYLSRVRHADQKALIPAFDVESLLPNDLGRYYRYNGSLTTPPCYQSVIWSVFHERVQISKAQLLRLETILYSSKTEDTDRMLLQDNYRATQPLNHRVVFASFSAESGKELSSGEVTAIVIGVMCGCVGLAVIIRFIVKTIRMEEPEKAKEKKQDVALNTTADGEKKEEPSPSPQTEP; the protein is encoded by the exons GCTTGGTGGGCCAGACTGAGTGGTCACAGTATTTCCCTAACTGCGGTGGTACTTCTCAGTCCCCGGTTGATGTGGTCACCACGCAGACTAAATATGACCCCAGTCTGGTCCCTCTGACCCCGCTGGGCTACAGTCAGCACGGCAACAAGCCCCTCAATATGTACAATAACGGACACACAG TGGTGATCGAGTTGCCAGAATGGATGGGACTAGCGGGGCTGCCCTGGCTCTTCACAGCTGTGCAAATGCACCTCCACTGGGGAAGCGGCGGGCCGAGTCATGGGGGCAGCGAGCACACCATCAACGGACTGAGCGCAGATGCAGAG CTGCATGTGGTGCACTACAACTCCGAGCTCTACCCCAAcatgtctgcagccatgacTCAGAGTGACGGCTTGGCTGTTCTAGGGATTCTCATTGtg acaggtgaggagaccaATCCGGCATTCAACAGCATCCTTAACTACCTGAGCCGCGTCAGACATGCTG ATCAGAAGGCGTTGATCCCAGCCTTTGACGTCGAGTCTCTGCTCCCTAACGATCTGGGACGCTACTATCGCTACAACGGCTCCCTAACAACGCCGCCCTGCTACCAGAGTGTAATCTGGTCGGTGTTTCATGAGAGGGTTCAAATCTCAAAGGCACAG ctgctgaggttGGAGACGATACTCTACTCAAGTAAAACTGAAGACACAGACAGGATGCTGCTGCAGGACAACTACCGGGCCACGCAGCCGCTCAACCACAGGGTCGTCTTCGCCTCCTTCAGCGCAG AATCAGGGAAAGAGCTCTCTTCTG gtgaAGTCACAGCCATAGTAATAGGAGTGATGTGTGGCTGTGTAGGTCTGGCAGTGATCATTCGCTTCATCGTGAAGACAATACG GATGGAGGAGCCGGAgaaagcaaaagagaaaaaacaggatGTGGCTCTGAACACGACTGCTGacggagaaaagaaagaagaaccGTCACCGTCTCCTCAGACTGAGCCCTAG